A genomic segment from Paenibacillus sp. FSL K6-1096 encodes:
- a CDS encoding MerR family transcriptional regulator: protein MTLYRIGELAKAAGISERTIDYYTKLGLISPESRSMKNYRLYSHETLATLERINQLKQEKYTLEEIKSLMGKWNSATPEAEVSGKLVQLELQMQQLEREVRALEPVIHRLKPGQANRALAALLPQGVACMEAIRLLLMQGPPM from the coding sequence ATGACCCTATACCGGATCGGAGAGCTGGCCAAAGCGGCCGGCATCAGTGAGCGCACAATTGATTATTATACGAAGCTCGGGCTGATCTCGCCCGAATCCAGAAGCATGAAGAATTATCGTCTGTACAGTCATGAAACCTTAGCCACTCTGGAACGTATTAATCAGCTTAAGCAAGAGAAATATACATTGGAAGAAATCAAATCCCTGATGGGCAAATGGAATTCAGCCACACCCGAAGCGGAAGTCTCCGGCAAGCTGGTCCAGCTGGAGCTGCAGATGCAGCAGCTTGAGCGGGAGGTCCGGGCGCTGGAGCCTGTGATCCACAGGCTGAAGCCGGGACAGGCCAACCGGGCGCTGGCCGCGCTGCTTCCCCAGGGCGTTGCCTGCATGGAAGCGATCCGCCTCCTGCTGATGCAGGGGCCGCCAATGTAA